In the genome of Olsenella profusa DSM 13989, one region contains:
- a CDS encoding DUF6630 family protein has protein sequence MTAKARARARSESTLRRIKRVWILSWIALALLIILNTMLDSPASPSSSDYRTVTVTVVSAQETQVSFCWINDYTSTVIVRYNGSNYELRNTGHASHYFPGEQIPAYLYMNELYAGMNGVIKPTPLGTVYQACKIATFFMLIASLSMPILFLMHTYPHGVRVTRERKGEEVTRLPAKPTMSAAPVTDGTHVHRYAWKYFECDKAEWHYDSCAQAYCRAHHKTIDTMTSKDEARVWVSAGLLIGYFVYWLICHDALTPDGMADDPQDEENQALVRGDELSPIDYIRDTTDFTLARSDIRQSTLDFVDRYYESSYYQDVLDVIGVDRDIFRMEFDWETCHEVSTAIDHAHMAWLEDKKSYLRIARIISGGDTNAMSEFSGSFEEPDAYGTVHVDHLYDWGLEDENDVNRFAHDHWMVLVDILERNGCVCLCDWKQPADEFLPLVGLTRRAAAEGIDFASVVGTSGQGDVGLADWWEGNACLDLPELSEKSLLIANMDIDSDAYVLFVCSEGEYRRIRSLAKSLGRIINQAKQGKS, from the coding sequence ATGACGGCCAAGGCAAGGGCACGCGCGCGGAGTGAGAGCACCCTGCGGAGAATCAAGAGGGTGTGGATCCTTTCCTGGATCGCCCTTGCCCTCCTCATCATCCTGAACACTATGTTAGATTCCCCAGCAAGTCCCTCTAGCTCGGACTACCGCACGGTTACGGTCACTGTCGTCAGCGCGCAGGAGACCCAGGTCTCATTTTGCTGGATAAACGATTACACCAGTACCGTCATCGTGAGGTACAACGGCAGCAACTACGAGCTTCGCAATACGGGTCATGCCTCCCACTACTTCCCAGGAGAGCAGATTCCTGCCTATCTTTATATGAACGAACTCTATGCAGGCATGAACGGCGTGATCAAGCCAACGCCACTCGGCACAGTCTACCAAGCCTGCAAGATTGCCACATTCTTCATGCTCATCGCTTCCCTATCGATGCCAATCCTGTTCCTCATGCACACATACCCACACGGGGTGCGAGTGACGAGAGAACGCAAGGGAGAGGAGGTGACACGGCTGCCGGCAAAGCCAACCATGTCAGCAGCCCCCGTTACCGACGGCACTCATGTGCACAGGTATGCCTGGAAGTACTTTGAATGCGACAAGGCCGAATGGCATTATGACAGCTGTGCTCAAGCGTACTGTAGGGCGCATCACAAGACGATAGATACCATGACCAGCAAGGACGAGGCACGCGTATGGGTCTCCGCCGGTCTGCTCATAGGCTACTTTGTCTACTGGCTCATATGTCACGATGCGTTGACGCCCGACGGAATGGCAGATGATCCCCAGGATGAGGAGAACCAGGCGCTCGTGCGTGGAGATGAGCTCTCACCCATCGACTACATCCGCGATACCACGGACTTCACCCTCGCCCGTAGCGACATTCGTCAAAGCACACTTGACTTCGTCGATCGCTACTATGAGTCCTCCTACTATCAGGATGTGTTAGATGTCATTGGCGTCGACCGCGACATCTTCCGCATGGAGTTTGACTGGGAGACCTGTCACGAGGTGAGCACGGCAATAGACCATGCCCATATGGCTTGGCTTGAAGACAAGAAGTCCTACCTGCGCATCGCCCGCATCATCTCTGGCGGAGACACAAACGCCATGAGCGAGTTCTCCGGGAGTTTCGAGGAACCAGACGCATATGGCACGGTGCATGTCGACCATCTGTATGACTGGGGCCTCGAAGACGAGAACGATGTAAATCGCTTTGCGCACGACCACTGGATGGTGCTGGTGGACATCCTTGAACGCAATGGGTGTGTCTGCCTTTGTGACTGGAAGCAGCCCGCAGATGAATTCCTGCCCCTTGTCGGCTTGACACGACGTGCCGCCGCAGAAGGCATAGACTTTGCCTCGGTGGTAGGTACATCCGGCCAAGGAGACGTTGGACTTGCCGACTGGTGGGAGGGAAACGCTTGCCTCGACCTCCCTGAACTTTCAGAGAAGTCACTGCTCATAGCGAACATGGATATAGATAGTGATGCCTACGTGCTCTTTGTGTGCTCCGAAGGTGAGTACCGACGTATCCGCTCGCTTGCAAAATCCTTAGGAAGAATCATCAATCAAGCGAAGCAAGGGAAGTCCTAA
- a CDS encoding carboxylate--amine ligase has product MRLQPVILGADFAAYAYIRCFWDAYRVKPIELGSDDIKSISRSKFSTYRTVAGLDREDVLLETLETLGSRLVEAGKLPFLVGCGDFYARIVSKNKPLLEQWYYVPYIDFDLLDTITQKENFYRICDEVGIPYPKTRFLDCADPAAQVDDSGFTYPLVAKPSNSAAYHYAEIPNKKKVFFVRDRAELEAIFGSLQSSGYDKSLIVQELIGGDDTQERILSIYTDANQDPIFAVGGRVVLQDHAPTAIGNPAVIIPERDQQVMDDAVTFMRRVGYHGMANFDVKYDATDGRFKFFEINTRPGRSSLFPYLAGVNFAKVQVDDIVLHKHLDFVAGDRPFAYVTVPPQVVRDYVSDEAIRRQVLAAFKDGTACFALHWSKDSLCQRFWANVNYYHQIGKFRRYFQADEERRGA; this is encoded by the coding sequence ATGAGGCTCCAACCCGTGATCCTCGGCGCGGACTTTGCCGCCTACGCCTACATCCGCTGCTTCTGGGACGCCTATCGCGTGAAGCCCATCGAGCTGGGCTCCGATGACATCAAGTCCATCTCGCGCAGCAAGTTCTCCACGTACCGCACCGTCGCGGGGCTGGATCGGGAGGACGTCCTCCTCGAGACGCTCGAGACCCTGGGAAGCCGGCTCGTCGAGGCAGGCAAGCTGCCCTTCCTCGTGGGGTGCGGCGACTTCTACGCCCGCATCGTCTCCAAGAACAAGCCCCTCCTCGAGCAGTGGTACTACGTGCCCTACATCGACTTCGATCTGCTCGACACCATCACGCAGAAGGAGAACTTCTACCGGATCTGCGATGAGGTGGGCATCCCCTATCCCAAGACGCGCTTCCTCGACTGCGCGGACCCTGCCGCCCAGGTGGATGACTCCGGCTTCACGTACCCGCTCGTGGCCAAGCCCTCCAACTCGGCCGCCTACCACTATGCGGAGATTCCCAACAAGAAGAAGGTCTTCTTCGTCAGGGACCGTGCGGAGCTCGAGGCCATCTTCGGGAGCCTCCAGTCATCCGGCTACGACAAGAGCCTCATCGTGCAGGAGCTCATCGGCGGGGACGACACGCAGGAGCGCATCCTCTCCATCTACACCGATGCCAACCAGGATCCCATCTTTGCCGTGGGAGGCCGCGTCGTGCTGCAGGACCACGCCCCCACTGCCATCGGCAACCCCGCCGTCATCATTCCCGAGCGCGACCAGCAGGTGATGGACGATGCCGTCACGTTCATGCGCCGCGTGGGCTATCACGGCATGGCCAACTTCGACGTCAAGTACGATGCCACCGACGGCCGGTTCAAGTTCTTCGAGATCAACACCCGCCCGGGTCGCAGCTCGCTCTTTCCCTACCTCGCGGGCGTCAACTTTGCCAAGGTGCAGGTGGATGACATCGTCCTGCACAAGCACCTGGACTTCGTCGCGGGCGACAGGCCCTTCGCCTATGTGACCGTGCCACCCCAGGTGGTGCGCGACTACGTGAGCGACGAGGCCATCAGGCGGCAGGTGCTTGCCGCCTTCAAGGATGGCACCGCCTGCTTCGCCCTGCACTGGAGCAAGGACTCCCTGTGCCAGAGGTTCTGGGCGAACGTCAACTATTATCACCAGATCGGCAAGTTCAGGCGGTACTTCCAGGCCGACGAGGAGCGTCGCGGCGCGTAG
- the amaP gene encoding alkaline shock response membrane anchor protein AmaP yields the protein MGIFKRICMLIFSLAGLVSLTCLSLPWVGPWTLTMTRMLREYWYYATLEVLVVITGVGLLVCLLVALLTRNRKVVVVGRAGADEIAITRDAIASQATHVIEEDGTLRARRVAVRAKRYGHVCVSCRVQPLRTIDTVTEGVALHDRIVEGLRTVCGDNVDRVGIEFVNANEYAALDSLDEQASHAEADEAAAPAEAPAAPTPAAPVASGQAPAQPDTSEITLHLSQGSDGGYGMDAHARGGE from the coding sequence ATGGGCATCTTCAAGCGCATATGCATGCTGATCTTCAGCCTGGCAGGGCTCGTGTCGCTGACATGCCTCTCGCTGCCGTGGGTTGGTCCTTGGACGCTCACGATGACGCGCATGCTCCGCGAGTACTGGTACTATGCCACGCTCGAGGTTCTGGTGGTCATCACGGGTGTCGGCCTGCTCGTCTGCCTGCTGGTGGCCCTCCTCACGCGCAATCGCAAGGTCGTGGTGGTGGGCAGGGCCGGGGCCGACGAGATCGCAATCACCCGGGATGCCATCGCAAGCCAGGCCACGCACGTCATCGAGGAGGACGGTACGCTGCGCGCCCGCCGTGTGGCCGTGCGTGCCAAGAGGTATGGCCATGTGTGCGTGTCCTGTCGCGTGCAGCCGCTCCGTACCATCGATACCGTCACCGAGGGCGTTGCCCTGCACGATCGCATCGTGGAGGGCCTTAGGACCGTCTGCGGCGACAACGTGGACAGGGTGGGGATCGAGTTCGTTAACGCCAACGAATACGCCGCCCTCGATTCCCTCGACGAGCAGGCCTCGCACGCCGAGGCGGACGAGGCGGCAGCGCCCGCAGAGGCTCCTGCGGCTCCCACACCGGCAGCGCCCGTCGCGAGCGGCCAGGCCCCGGCGCAGCCAGACACGTCAGAGATCACGCTGCACCTCTCGCAGGGCTCAGATGGTGGGTACGGTATGGACGCTCATGCTCGAGGAGGGGAATAG
- a CDS encoding Mbeg1-like protein, with protein sequence MAQNAGQGDQHDEWTSDEQYRNLIECLRNGGAANMTVADVTQPGTEVGGARQTSRHMTLTDEDGNMYVVFQGTDGGKGEWADNFYGLTESDTESQEAAAAYVAEMLRRHNPTGKVVVSGHSKGGNSAMYVAIVNPRVDDAYSFDGQGFGPGFLGEHAEDIARNRHKIHAYNYCGDFISALLYVIAGDVHFVFGASPPDRIDSIWDIITKLHGFASSHAPSRLFSDDKCFTMRDGAWPTKYWRAINQLTIWIANNVPRGMQHKLVEFLGQLMAPNADAAALMAQNPRLMGALACVLASCPATAEALADAGPLADLIAKFVKGVIDAAQFAQMLGDLLGVEITPEWVDEFLEGYEGMQKDVQDGVRAAEASEIKQVDIRDWSDERMEELLAIVAEVDAEPWWDFSRWDVWYRIEDLTGHLNIDEYRDDMETYMRKQMDMNGVSAERIRQAFAAAQAHDGEYARVVSDMTPAVQGAAKRLGDILKG encoded by the coding sequence ATGGCACAGAATGCTGGTCAAGGCGACCAGCACGACGAATGGACGAGCGACGAGCAGTACCGCAACCTCATCGAGTGCCTGCGCAATGGCGGGGCCGCCAACATGACGGTAGCCGATGTGACGCAGCCCGGCACTGAGGTGGGAGGCGCCCGGCAGACGAGCCGCCACATGACGCTCACGGACGAGGACGGCAACATGTACGTCGTCTTCCAGGGGACGGACGGCGGCAAGGGAGAGTGGGCGGACAACTTCTATGGCCTCACCGAGTCGGACACAGAGAGCCAGGAGGCGGCCGCTGCCTATGTGGCCGAGATGCTGAGGCGGCATAACCCTACGGGAAAGGTCGTCGTGAGCGGTCACTCCAAGGGCGGAAACTCCGCCATGTACGTGGCCATCGTCAACCCGCGTGTCGATGATGCCTACTCCTTCGATGGGCAGGGGTTCGGCCCCGGCTTCCTGGGGGAGCATGCGGAGGACATCGCCCGCAACAGGCACAAGATCCACGCCTACAACTACTGCGGCGACTTCATCAGCGCCCTGCTCTATGTCATTGCGGGCGACGTCCACTTCGTCTTTGGCGCCAGCCCGCCCGATAGGATCGACAGCATCTGGGATATCATCACGAAGCTGCATGGCTTCGCCTCGAGCCATGCCCCCTCGCGCCTCTTCTCGGATGACAAGTGCTTCACCATGCGCGATGGGGCCTGGCCAACGAAGTACTGGCGCGCCATCAACCAGCTTACCATCTGGATTGCCAATAACGTGCCGAGGGGGATGCAGCATAAGCTCGTCGAGTTCCTGGGGCAGCTCATGGCACCGAATGCAGATGCGGCCGCCCTCATGGCGCAGAACCCGCGTCTCATGGGTGCGCTGGCCTGCGTGCTCGCAAGCTGTCCGGCGACGGCGGAGGCCCTGGCAGACGCGGGTCCGCTTGCCGACCTCATTGCGAAGTTCGTGAAGGGGGTGATTGACGCCGCGCAGTTTGCGCAGATGCTGGGAGATCTCCTCGGTGTCGAGATCACCCCTGAGTGGGTCGATGAGTTTCTCGAGGGATACGAGGGCATGCAGAAGGACGTCCAGGATGGTGTCCGTGCCGCGGAGGCGTCGGAGATCAAGCAGGTGGACATACGCGACTGGTCGGATGAGCGCATGGAGGAGCTGCTCGCCATCGTCGCGGAGGTGGACGCGGAGCCATGGTGGGACTTCTCGCGGTGGGATGTCTGGTATCGCATCGAGGATCTTACGGGACACCTCAACATCGACGAGTACCGCGATGACATGGAGACCTACATGCGCAAGCAGATGGACATGAACGGCGTGTCTGCCGAACGCATACGTCAGGCATTTGCTGCCGCACAGGCGCATGACGGCGAGTACGCCCGCGTGGTGTCAGACATGACGCCCGCCGTGCAGGGTGCGGCCAAGCGTCTGGGAGACATCCTCAAGGGATAG
- a CDS encoding YebC/PmpR family DNA-binding transcriptional regulator encodes MSGHSKWATTKHKKAAIDAKRSALFSKHSRNITVAARNGGDPNPDNNASLAAAVARARMVSMPNAKIQAAIDKAFGTGADAVVYKEVTYEGYGPAGVALYVECLTDNLNRTAADVRSAFTHAGGNLGTTGSVAFQFERRGSIAVEKVIKSDDKKVPDKENAADEDEFMMAVAEAGGEDYEDAGDQWIVYTAYDRMQDVQKALEVQGIDVKGSELTMVPTTPTELGLADAKKVQRLIDRLEELDDVQNVYSTMSVSDEVAAQLDEE; translated from the coding sequence ATGTCCGGACACTCTAAGTGGGCCACTACCAAGCACAAGAAGGCCGCCATCGACGCCAAGCGCTCCGCGCTCTTCTCCAAGCATTCGCGTAACATCACCGTTGCCGCGCGCAACGGTGGCGACCCCAACCCGGACAACAACGCCTCCCTCGCCGCCGCCGTGGCGCGTGCTCGCATGGTCTCCATGCCCAATGCCAAGATCCAGGCCGCCATCGACAAGGCCTTTGGCACCGGGGCGGATGCCGTCGTGTACAAGGAGGTCACCTACGAGGGCTACGGCCCCGCGGGTGTGGCCCTCTATGTGGAGTGTCTGACGGACAACCTCAACCGCACCGCGGCCGACGTGCGCTCCGCCTTCACGCATGCGGGTGGCAACCTGGGCACCACCGGCTCCGTCGCGTTCCAGTTCGAGCGCAGGGGTTCCATCGCCGTGGAGAAGGTCATCAAGAGCGACGACAAGAAGGTCCCCGACAAGGAGAATGCCGCCGACGAGGACGAGTTCATGATGGCCGTCGCCGAGGCCGGGGGCGAGGACTACGAGGATGCGGGCGACCAGTGGATCGTCTACACCGCCTATGACAGGATGCAGGACGTCCAGAAGGCCCTTGAGGTGCAGGGCATCGACGTCAAGGGCTCCGAGCTCACCATGGTGCCCACCACACCGACCGAGCTGGGGCTTGCTGACGCCAAGAAGGTCCAGCGCCTCATCGACCGCCTCGAGGAGCTCGATGACGTCCAGAACGTTTACAGCACCATGAGCGTCTCCGATGAGGTGGCCGCCCAGCTCGACGAGGAGTAG
- a CDS encoding Asp23/Gls24 family envelope stress response protein has translation MSDTTSTPVPVPEGATSAPVQDVSLSTSDDNDLVTMHAEASGDEGAEDLSSEDSLTFSNGVIEKIVAIAMRDVPGVIGMKGSWLNRVQDAFGASDSRKGVTVEVTSDSSVRVNVSVLITYGSYAPQVFEDVKKAVVKEVTGMTGLSVAGVNLRIEDVLTPEEYAAESGAVADEDATDSPEAEA, from the coding sequence GTGTCCGACACAACTTCCACTCCCGTTCCCGTGCCCGAGGGCGCCACGTCTGCCCCCGTGCAGGACGTCTCGCTGTCCACCTCGGATGACAACGACCTCGTCACCATGCACGCGGAGGCGTCTGGCGACGAGGGCGCGGAGGATCTCAGCTCCGAGGACTCCCTTACCTTCTCCAATGGCGTCATCGAGAAGATCGTGGCCATCGCCATGCGCGACGTCCCGGGGGTCATCGGCATGAAGGGCAGCTGGCTCAACCGCGTGCAGGATGCCTTTGGTGCGAGCGATTCGCGCAAGGGCGTCACGGTGGAGGTCACGTCCGACTCCTCCGTTCGCGTGAACGTCAGCGTGCTCATCACGTATGGTTCCTATGCGCCCCAGGTCTTCGAGGATGTCAAGAAGGCCGTGGTCAAGGAGGTCACGGGGATGACGGGCCTCTCGGTTGCCGGTGTCAACCTCCGCATCGAGGACGTGCTCACGCCCGAGGAATACGCGGCCGAGAGCGGTGCTGTGGCCGACGAGGACGCGACCGATTCCCCAGAGGCCGAGGCATAG
- a CDS encoding aspartate/glutamate racemase family protein: MNKPILGIIGGVGPLATAYFMEALIKKTPARTDQEQMPMIVFNDPQIPDRTAHILDHDKPNPQPEMAKVARWLEDAGADYIAIACNTAHYFYDAIVEAVTIPVVNIMQETAHNIAAQVSHGATIGLMATDGTIESGVFQSYFERMGLKTLAPTDEDRTIVMHLIYDCVKANAPYDVDAFLGIARRLHESGCDAVVVGCTELSVIYQDLPERPPYLYDSLDILADRCVNLYQWARQAGGDIKM, from the coding sequence ATGAACAAGCCCATTCTTGGCATCATAGGCGGCGTGGGACCCCTGGCCACGGCCTACTTCATGGAGGCTCTCATCAAGAAGACCCCTGCGAGGACCGACCAGGAGCAGATGCCCATGATCGTCTTCAACGACCCGCAGATTCCCGACCGCACGGCCCACATCCTCGACCACGACAAGCCCAACCCACAGCCCGAGATGGCCAAGGTCGCCCGCTGGCTTGAGGATGCCGGGGCGGACTACATCGCCATAGCCTGCAACACGGCACACTACTTCTATGACGCCATCGTCGAGGCCGTCACCATTCCCGTGGTCAACATCATGCAGGAGACGGCACACAACATCGCGGCACAGGTGAGCCATGGGGCCACCATAGGCCTCATGGCCACGGACGGCACCATCGAATCGGGCGTGTTCCAGAGCTACTTCGAACGCATGGGCCTCAAGACCCTGGCCCCCACCGATGAGGATCGCACGATCGTCATGCACCTCATCTATGACTGCGTGAAGGCCAACGCGCCCTATGACGTGGACGCGTTCCTAGGCATCGCCCGACGGCTCCACGAGAGCGGGTGCGACGCCGTGGTGGTGGGCTGCACCGAACTTTCCGTCATCTACCAGGACCTGCCCGAGCGCCCGCCTTACCTGTACGATTCCCTGGACATCCTGGCCGACCGCTGCGTGAACCTGTACCAGTGGGCCCGCCAGGCCGGCGGGGACATCAAGATGTAG
- the uvrC gene encoding excinuclease ABC subunit UvrC: MSIKDPTTHVPDFDLAAPRPEDGGLPSIAEQVAQVPTDPGCYLWKDAKGDVIYVGKAKNLRSRMLQYVNLTDDRAKIPLMMQVVRSFDYLVVGSEHEALVLERNLIEQYHPYFNVDFKDDKSYPYIALTMGDVYPAIKYTRERHRKGTRYFGPYTDAQAARETIDTLRKAVPICIATCAEWKRCRRYLKGHPTDAAVANMVFADRGRPCFDYHVERGPGVCCGAISTVDYAKHVRQVEQFLAGRRAAIVGELEGQMRDAAANLEFERAGRIKRRLEVIEGLDDHQEVMFSSDVSLDLIGFYREETISCACVFVVREGRTVRSSEFILNKGADVDEVELAAGFLKRYYDETADIPAEVDVAQALPDAELLGEWLTEKRGHMCHLHVPQRGEKAHLLDMAKRNAHHALNRYMVRTGYADERTNKALLQLESALALDRPPLRIECFDISTLHGAFTVASMVVFTNGRPDKGQYRRFRIRTDLDEANDFVSMSEVLGRRYGPKNMVDAEFAKAAPDLLVVDGGKPQLTAAIEQLEALGLDIPCCGLAKSDEEVFVPWDETPVVLPTGSPSLYLIKQVRDESHRFAITFHRELRTKAQSVSILDDVPGVGAKRKRTLMRHFGSMRRLRAASMEDIAEVKGVPEAVAREVYDTLRAWDEERDEAGRQALREQA, from the coding sequence ATGAGCATCAAGGACCCCACAACGCACGTCCCCGACTTCGACCTCGCGGCTCCGCGTCCCGAGGACGGTGGGCTGCCCTCCATTGCCGAGCAGGTGGCGCAGGTGCCCACCGACCCCGGCTGCTACCTGTGGAAGGACGCCAAGGGTGACGTCATCTACGTGGGGAAGGCCAAGAACCTGCGCAGCCGCATGCTGCAGTACGTGAACCTCACGGACGACCGCGCCAAGATACCCCTCATGATGCAGGTGGTGCGCAGCTTCGACTACCTCGTGGTGGGCTCCGAGCACGAGGCCCTCGTGCTGGAGCGCAACCTCATCGAGCAGTACCATCCCTACTTCAACGTGGACTTCAAGGACGACAAGAGCTATCCCTATATCGCCCTCACGATGGGTGACGTGTACCCGGCCATCAAGTACACCCGCGAGCGCCACCGCAAGGGCACGCGCTACTTCGGTCCCTACACCGATGCCCAGGCCGCCCGCGAGACCATCGACACCCTGCGTAAGGCCGTGCCCATCTGCATCGCCACCTGCGCGGAGTGGAAGCGCTGCCGTCGCTACCTCAAGGGCCATCCCACGGATGCGGCCGTCGCCAACATGGTGTTCGCCGACCGCGGCCGCCCCTGCTTCGACTACCATGTGGAGCGTGGCCCCGGTGTGTGCTGTGGTGCCATCAGCACCGTGGACTATGCCAAGCACGTCCGTCAGGTGGAGCAGTTCCTCGCGGGCAGGCGCGCCGCCATCGTGGGCGAGCTCGAGGGCCAGATGCGCGACGCCGCGGCCAACCTGGAGTTCGAGCGGGCCGGACGCATCAAGCGCCGCCTCGAGGTGATCGAGGGTCTCGACGACCACCAGGAGGTCATGTTCTCCTCGGACGTGAGCCTGGACCTCATCGGTTTCTACCGCGAGGAGACCATCAGCTGCGCCTGCGTCTTCGTGGTGCGCGAGGGCCGCACGGTGCGCTCCAGCGAGTTCATCCTCAACAAGGGCGCCGACGTGGACGAGGTGGAGCTCGCCGCGGGCTTCCTCAAGCGCTACTACGACGAGACGGCCGACATCCCCGCCGAGGTGGACGTGGCCCAGGCTCTGCCCGATGCGGAGCTTCTGGGCGAGTGGCTCACGGAGAAGCGCGGCCACATGTGCCACCTGCATGTGCCCCAGCGCGGCGAGAAGGCGCACCTCCTGGACATGGCCAAGCGCAACGCCCACCATGCGCTCAACCGCTACATGGTGCGCACGGGCTACGCCGACGAGCGCACCAACAAGGCCCTGCTCCAGCTGGAGAGTGCCCTGGCGCTCGACCGCCCGCCCCTGCGCATCGAGTGCTTCGACATCTCCACCCTGCACGGCGCCTTCACGGTGGCCTCCATGGTGGTCTTCACCAACGGCCGGCCCGACAAGGGCCAGTATCGCCGCTTCAGGATCAGGACCGACCTGGACGAGGCCAACGACTTCGTGTCCATGAGCGAGGTGCTGGGGCGGCGCTATGGCCCCAAGAACATGGTCGATGCCGAGTTTGCGAAGGCCGCACCCGACCTGTTGGTGGTGGATGGCGGCAAGCCACAGCTCACGGCTGCCATCGAGCAGCTCGAGGCGCTGGGGCTGGACATCCCCTGCTGCGGCCTCGCCAAGTCCGACGAGGAGGTCTTCGTCCCCTGGGACGAGACGCCCGTGGTGCTGCCCACGGGTTCGCCCTCGCTCTACCTCATCAAGCAGGTGCGCGACGAGAGCCACCGCTTTGCCATCACCTTCCACCGTGAGCTGCGCACCAAGGCGCAGAGCGTCTCCATCCTGGATGACGTGCCGGGCGTGGGGGCCAAGCGCAAGCGTACCCTCATGCGCCACTTTGGCTCCATGAGGCGGCTGCGTGCGGCGAGCATGGAGGACATCGCCGAGGTCAAGGGCGTGCCCGAGGCTGTCGCGCGCGAGGTGTACGACACGCTGCGTGCCTGGGACGAGGAGCGCGACGAGGCGGGCAGGCAGGCGCTACGGGAGCAGGCATAG
- a CDS encoding J domain-containing protein — protein sequence MSRRPDMTQAEAEKVLDLPERYGTDELRQAFKALAQEYHPDNAARNGISQQFAQQRMIEVNRAYATLKRLFDANPSQTIHRDLVSGAAHNRGVGVHVAPSGDRSVETQLDDSLFWDENGNPRSAVMENEANVAVDAPGHGLRRTLLGPALLRLVFITLLGLVWWRTFPLLPDNRANFDMSPTAPLSSLVEVLVAAVYPSYFLLYEIFAGGFSGAVREIVNGIVSNVTRVHVEVRRKGSYRSSLSGFVRNQVYGLLELPLAALSAVRGMDVAGTSQIVRFVAAGVLVVDALLGFFGTGIVVSAARWLSDLIEKHYVTMRMDMLKRCGQWASARHGR from the coding sequence ATGAGCAGAAGACCGGACATGACCCAGGCAGAGGCCGAGAAGGTCCTCGACCTTCCCGAGCGCTATGGCACAGACGAGCTGCGTCAGGCCTTCAAGGCGCTCGCACAGGAGTACCATCCCGACAACGCGGCCCGAAACGGCATCTCACAGCAGTTTGCCCAGCAGCGCATGATCGAGGTCAATCGTGCCTACGCCACGCTCAAGCGTCTCTTTGACGCCAATCCCTCCCAGACGATTCATCGTGACCTGGTGAGTGGGGCCGCCCACAACAGGGGTGTGGGCGTGCACGTCGCGCCCTCCGGGGACCGTTCCGTGGAGACGCAGCTGGATGACTCGCTGTTTTGGGACGAGAACGGCAACCCCCGTAGCGCCGTCATGGAGAACGAGGCCAATGTCGCTGTCGACGCGCCCGGCCACGGCCTGCGCCGCACGCTGCTGGGGCCCGCGCTGCTGCGGCTCGTGTTCATCACCCTCCTCGGTCTGGTGTGGTGGCGCACGTTTCCGCTGCTGCCCGACAACCGCGCCAACTTTGACATGAGCCCCACGGCTCCGCTCTCCAGCTTGGTAGAGGTGCTGGTGGCAGCGGTCTATCCCAGCTACTTCCTGCTCTACGAGATCTTTGCCGGGGGCTTCTCCGGTGCCGTGCGCGAGATCGTCAACGGCATCGTCTCCAACGTCACGCGCGTGCATGTGGAGGTGCGCCGCAAGGGCAGCTATCGCTCGTCGCTCTCGGGGTTCGTGCGCAACCAGGTGTATGGCCTGCTGGAGCTTCCGTTGGCGGCACTGTCTGCGGTGCGCGGCATGGATGTCGCGGGGACGAGCCAGATCGTCCGCTTCGTCGCCGCTGGCGTGTTGGTCGTGGATGCGCTTCTGGGCTTCTTTGGCACGGGCATCGTGGTGAGTGCGGCGCGCTGGCTCTCCGATCTCATCGAGAAGCACTACGTGACCATGCGTATGGACATGCTCAAGCGCTGCGGCCAATGGGCTAGCGCCCGGCACGGCCGCTAG
- a CDS encoding DUF2273 domain-containing protein, whose amino-acid sequence MADDNPTTEVDTRSDATSHDVPAEGSPRTFSDTMRSASRWFKATFPGRQHSVMGGICGLVVALLIFGIGFWRTLFIVICVAIGVAIGQFFDGNPRVVRAVRKVFSDNR is encoded by the coding sequence ATGGCGGACGACAACCCCACGACGGAGGTGGACACTCGCTCGGATGCGACGTCGCATGACGTGCCGGCCGAGGGGTCCCCGCGCACCTTCTCCGACACCATGCGTAGTGCCTCCCGGTGGTTCAAGGCCACGTTTCCTGGTCGTCAGCACAGCGTCATGGGCGGCATCTGCGGGCTCGTGGTGGCGCTGCTCATCTTTGGCATCGGCTTCTGGCGCACGCTGTTCATCGTGATCTGCGTCGCCATCGGGGTCGCCATCGGCCAGTTCTTCGATGGCAACCCGCGCGTGGTGCGTGCCGTGCGCAAGGTCTTCTCGGACAATCGCTAA